CAGGAGCCAATACTGTCCGTTTGCCCATATGCGTTGGAACCGTGTCCGGCTTAGGCTGATCGGCGGTTCCTATGTGCTCGTAGTCACACTTGAAAAACTGTGCTAGGGGCCTTTGCGTCAAAAGCAGAGTCCGGCGGCAGAACCAGAAATCCAAGCGCAAGACTGGCACCCATCGGCGTCAGGCCACACTTTCAAGGAGATGGATGATGAGCATTACCGCGGGCCAATCACAGGGGCGAGGGCTTGAAGTCCGGTCCATCGATTATGTGCCGCTCAACGAACGTCACGGAAAGGTCTCCCACATTGGGCCGTTGTGGTTCATGAGCAACGCCCAGATTGCCACGCTGGCTGTAGGGCTGATCAGCATTACCACCGGCGGAAACCTGATCTGGTCACTGATCGCAATCGCGGTGGGGACCTTGGTTGGGACCCTCTTCATGGCAGCCCATTCATCGCAGGGCCCCCAACTTGGGCTTCCGCAAATGATTCAATCCAGGCCCCAGTTCGGCTATATCGGCGCACTGCTGGTGTGGCTGTTCGCGTATTTGCAGTACGCGGGATTTAACATATTCAACACCGTTCTTGCCGGCCAGGCCCTCCAGGGATCCGTCCATGCAGGCACCGGCAGCCTCTGGATAGGGGTCGTAACGATTGTCGCCTTTGCCGTAGCCCTCTTCGGCTACGACCTGATCCATGGCTTTGAGCGCTACTTGACGTACCTGACCATCGCCATGCTCGTTTTGCTGACGGTGACTGCCTTGATCCATCTCCAGATGCCTGTCGGTGCCTTCAACCTCGGCGGCTTTCAGTTGGTGCCCTTCCTGGGCCAGCTGGGCGTCGCCGCCGGATACCAGATTTCATGGGCCATCTACGTCTCGGACTATTCCCGCTACCTTCCGCCGTCCTCGGCCCATGGTACGTTCCGCTGGACATTTTGGGGCAGCGCCCTGGGCGGAATCTGGGTGATGTTCATCGGTGCCTTCATTGCCGCCGCCGCCGGCAAAAACTTCGATACCATCGGCTCGATCAAGGCAACGGCTGACAAGCTGTTCCCCGGGTTCGGATCCATAGCGCTGTTCATTGCCGCACTGGGTCTGGTTTCCGTTACGGCCCTGAACATGTACGGCGGCTCCCTGACCCTGATTTCCTCCTTAGACAGCCTGCGCCGGATCAAGCCAACCCTCAAGCTGAGGGTCATCACGATCCTGATCACGGCCGCGATCTCGCTGGTCTTCGCGAACCTTGCCTCTGCGGACTTCCTTGCCAACTTTAACGACTTCCTACTTCTAGTCCTGTATTTCTTCATCCCCTGGACCGCAGTGAACCTTACGGACTACTTCATCGTCCGCAAAGGACACTATGCCATCGCCGAGATCTTCAAACCGGCCGGCATATACGGACGTTGGGGATGGCCGGGCATCGCAGCCTACCTGGTCGGGTTCATTGCCATGGTTCC
This genomic stretch from Arthrobacter dokdonellae harbors:
- a CDS encoding purine-cytosine permease family protein produces the protein MMSITAGQSQGRGLEVRSIDYVPLNERHGKVSHIGPLWFMSNAQIATLAVGLISITTGGNLIWSLIAIAVGTLVGTLFMAAHSSQGPQLGLPQMIQSRPQFGYIGALLVWLFAYLQYAGFNIFNTVLAGQALQGSVHAGTGSLWIGVVTIVAFAVALFGYDLIHGFERYLTYLTIAMLVLLTVTALIHLQMPVGAFNLGGFQLVPFLGQLGVAAGYQISWAIYVSDYSRYLPPSSAHGTFRWTFWGSALGGIWVMFIGAFIAAAAGKNFDTIGSIKATADKLFPGFGSIALFIAALGLVSVTALNMYGGSLTLISSLDSLRRIKPTLKLRVITILITAAISLVFANLASADFLANFNDFLLLVLYFFIPWTAVNLTDYFIVRKGHYAIAEIFKPAGIYGRWGWPGIAAYLVGFIAMVPFFSAGTLFVGPVAAAMNGADISLFIGLPVSAGLYWLLTRTIDVAAETQLAQAQAAELETAASKHILP